From a single Halobellus ruber genomic region:
- a CDS encoding phosphoribosylanthranilate isomerase, with protein MVRVKICGVTSEADLQAVERAGADAVGIITDVPVDTPREVTVEDAGTLAAAAPPFLTTTLVTMPETVAEAIATADAVGADAVQIHGGFDAAELREIREAVAAKVIAVVDAAAPDRARAVAPAVDAVLMDSVDGAGAGGTGETHDWAATAEVAAGVAAPVVLAGGLTPENVAEAVEAVRPFAVDVASGVERSGGRKDREALRRFVANAAAADPGEDRSTKPEEVPS; from the coding sequence ATGGTCCGGGTGAAGATCTGTGGCGTGACAAGCGAGGCGGATCTACAGGCTGTCGAACGCGCCGGCGCGGACGCGGTCGGGATCATCACCGACGTGCCCGTCGACACCCCACGGGAGGTCACAGTCGAGGACGCGGGGACGTTGGCGGCGGCCGCGCCCCCGTTTCTCACGACGACGCTCGTGACGATGCCCGAGACCGTCGCGGAGGCGATCGCGACGGCCGACGCCGTCGGGGCGGACGCCGTCCAGATCCACGGCGGGTTCGACGCCGCGGAACTCCGTGAGATCCGCGAGGCGGTCGCCGCGAAGGTGATCGCCGTCGTCGACGCCGCCGCTCCCGACCGCGCGCGTGCCGTTGCCCCCGCGGTCGACGCCGTCCTGATGGACTCCGTCGACGGCGCGGGGGCGGGTGGCACCGGCGAGACCCACGACTGGGCGGCGACCGCCGAGGTGGCGGCGGGCGTTGCCGCGCCGGTCGTCCTCGCCGGCGGGTTGACCCCGGAGAACGTCGCCGAGGCCGTCGAGGCGGTCCGGCCGTTCGCCGTCGACGTCGCCAGCGGCGTCGAACGCTCGGGCGGCCGGAAGGACCGCGAGGCGCTCCGGAGGTTCGTTGCGAACGCGGCCGCGGCCGATCCCGGTGAGGATCGATCCACAAAGCCCGAGGAGGTCCCGTCGTGA
- the trpD gene encoding anthranilate phosphoribosyltransferase, with product MTLQEYIERAADGEDLTQEESREAVRLIFEEATEAQIGALLAALRSKGETEAEIAGFAQGMRDAARTIDPDRKPLVDIVGTGGDDYDTINVSTTSAIVAAGAGVAIAKHGNYSVSSTSGSADVLEVAGADIEAEPPAVEDAVERDGIGFMLAPVFHPAMKAVIGPRKELGMRTIFNILGPLTNPANADAQVVGVYDPDLVPVLAHALSRMSVDRALVVHGAGMDEIALHDETVVAEVDGDTIEEYTVTPEQIGLDSAPVEAVAGGTPEENAADLRGIVTGRVTGPKRDIVLANAGAAIHVAGLTDSIEAGVEAAARAIDEGDAAETFAALCGTADAPVEG from the coding sequence ATGACACTCCAGGAATACATCGAGCGCGCGGCCGACGGGGAGGATCTGACCCAAGAGGAGTCCCGCGAGGCGGTCCGACTGATCTTCGAGGAGGCGACCGAGGCCCAGATCGGCGCCCTGCTCGCGGCGCTCAGGTCGAAAGGCGAGACCGAAGCCGAGATCGCGGGCTTCGCCCAGGGGATGCGCGACGCCGCCCGAACCATCGACCCCGACCGGAAGCCGCTGGTCGACATCGTCGGGACCGGCGGCGACGACTACGACACGATCAACGTCTCCACGACGAGCGCCATCGTCGCGGCGGGTGCGGGCGTGGCGATCGCAAAGCACGGCAACTACTCCGTTTCCTCGACTTCGGGGAGCGCGGACGTGCTGGAGGTCGCCGGTGCGGACATCGAGGCCGAGCCGCCCGCGGTGGAGGACGCAGTCGAGCGCGACGGCATCGGGTTTATGCTCGCACCGGTGTTTCACCCCGCGATGAAGGCGGTCATCGGCCCGCGGAAGGAACTGGGAATGCGGACGATCTTCAACATCCTCGGGCCGCTGACGAACCCCGCAAACGCGGACGCACAGGTGGTCGGCGTATACGATCCCGATCTGGTGCCCGTGTTGGCCCACGCGCTCTCCCGGATGTCCGTAGACCGGGCGCTGGTGGTCCACGGCGCCGGGATGGACGAGATCGCGCTCCACGACGAGACCGTCGTGGCCGAAGTCGACGGCGACACCATTGAGGAGTACACCGTCACGCCCGAGCAGATCGGCTTGGACTCGGCGCCAGTCGAGGCGGTCGCGGGCGGCACGCCCGAGGAGAACGCCGCGGACCTCCGCGGGATCGTGACCGGCCGGGTGACCGGGCCAAAGCGCGACATCGTCCTCGCGAACGCCGGCGCCGCGATCCACGTCGCCGGCCTGACGGACTCCATCGAGGCGGGCGTCGAGGCGGCCGCGCGGGCCATCGACGAGGGGGACGCCGCGGAGACGTTCGCGGCGCTGTGCGGAACGGCCGACGCTCCGGTGGAGGGCTGA